CCGGCTGCCGGCCGGGTGGTCACCACCACCATCACCGCGCCCGTGCTCTTCCTGGCCGGCAGCGTAGATCCCGTGCTGAGCTTCACCCCACGCGACCATGTCCGGGAGGTGGCCACCGGCGAGTACTACGAGGTTCTGCTCGACGGCGCCGGCCACTGGTTGCAACAGGAGCGCCCCACCGAGGTCAACGCCGTGCTGCTGGAGTTCCTCGGGGGGCTGGCGTGAGCGCCCCGCTGAACTTCGGGGTGTTCGTCACCCCGTTCCATCCGCCCGGCCAATCCCCCACCCTGGCTCTGCAATACGACATGGACCGGGTCGAGGAGCTGGACCGGTTGGGTTACGACGAGGCCTGGTTCGGCGAACACCATTCCGGCGGTTACGAACTGATCTCCTGCCCCGAGGTGTTCATCGCGGCGGCCGCCGAGCGCACCCGCCACATCCGCCTCGGCACCGGGGTGGTGTCACTGCCCTATCACCATCCGCTGATGGTGGCCGACCGCTGGGTGTTGCTGGACCATCTGACCCGTGGCCGGGTGATGTTCGGGACCGGCCCCGGCGCGCTGCCCTCGGACGCCTACATGATGGGCATCGATCCGGTCGACCAGCGCCGGATGATGCAGGAGTCCCTCGAGGCGATCCTGGCGCTGTTCCGCGCGGCGCCCGACGAGCGCATCGATCGCCAGACCGATTGGTTCACGCTACGCGATGCCGCGCTCCAGGTTCGGCCATACACCTGGCCATATCCGGAAATATCGACCGCTGCAATGGTTTCCCCGTCCGGCCCGCGACTGGCCGGCCAGCTGGGAACCTCTCTGCTGTCGCTGTCGATGTCGGTGCCCGGCGGTGCGGCAGCGGTGGAGACAACCTGGGATATCGTCACCGACCAGGCCCAGCGGTCCGGCCGCGATGCCCCCGACCGCAAGGATTGGCGGGTGCTGGGCATAGTCCACGTCGCCGACACCAAGGAGCAGGCCATCGAGGACTGCACCTACGGGTTGCAGGATTTCGCGAACTATTTCGGCGCGGCCGGTTTCGTCCCACTGTCCAACGCGACCGACGGCGGCGCCGATGATGCCCGCGCGTTCGTCGAAGACTATGCGGCCAAGGGTAATTGCTGTATCGGCACCACCAACGAGGCCATCGCCTACATCCAGGATCTACTGGACCGCTCGGGCGGATTCGGCACGTTCCTGATGCTGGGGCACGATTGGGCCTCGCCGGCGGCGACGTATCACTCCTACGAACTGTTCGCCAGGGAGGTGATCCCGCATTTCAAGGGACAGCTGACCGCTCCGCACGCCTCCCACGAGTGGGCGAAGGGTATGCGAAATCAGTTGCTCGGCCGCGCGGGACAGGCGATTGTCAACGCGATCACCGAGGCTGCCGACGACTCCGCCGCCAAGGCGACGAGCTGATGCGCGCCGCCGTTCTCCGCGATGGCGCGATGGTCGTCCGCGACGACATCCCCGAACCCATCCCCGGCCCAGGTCAGGTGCTGGTGGCGGTCAAGGCCTGCGGGATCTGCGGTTCGGACCTGCATTTCGCATCCCATGGCGACGAGATGCTGGCGGCCGGCGCGGAGATGGAGGGCATGCCCGACACGCTGGCAGGCATCGATCTGGCCGCCGATGTCTACATGGGCCACGAGTTCAGCGCCGAGGTACTGGACGCGGGCCCTGGGACCGACGCGCCCGCCGCCGGCACGATTGTCACATCGGTGCCGGTGCTGGTGTCAGCGTCCGGTCTGGAGATGATCGTCTACAGCAACTCGACCGTCGGCGGTTACGCCGAACGGATGCTCCTGTCGGCGCCGCTGCTGCTGCCGGTGCCCAACGGCCTGGACCCGCGCCACGCCGCGCTGACCGAACCGATGGCCGTCGGTCTGCACGCGGTGAACACCTCGCAGGTCCAACGCCGGGAGACCGCACTGGTCATCGGGTGTGGGCCGATCGGGATCGCCATCATCGCCGCACTACGCTACCGCGGCGTAGAAACCATTGTGGCGTCTGACTTCTCACCCACCCGGCGTGAGTTGGCCGCACGGATGGGTGCGCACGTGACGGTCGATCCGAGCCAAGGGTCACCGTTTCACCGCAGCGCGCCGGCAGTGGTGTTCGAAGCCGTGGGTGCTCCGGGCATCCTCGACGACGTCATGCGCAGGGCACCGGCCGGTGCTCGGGTGGTGATCGCCGGGGTCTGCATGCAACCCGATACGGTGCACCCGTTCTTCGCCAGCGCCAAACAGCTCAGCCTGCATTTCGTGTTCGGCTATGACCCGGCAGAGTTCGCCGAGTCGCTGCGAGCTATCGCCGAGGGGGATATCGATGTCGCCCCGATGATCACCGGCGAGGTCGGACTGGACGGTGTGGCGGGGGCTTTCGCCGATCTGTCCGATCCCGAGCGGCATTGCAAGATCCTCGTCACGCCGTGAACGGTTAGGGTGCGAAACATGACCTTCGCGCAACGATTGCCGGTCCGTGTCAGCCTCGCAGCCCTCGCAGGCGTCCTCACCATCGGGATGACCGCCTGTGATTCGAACTCCGGTCCGGTCGCGACGGGTCAGCCCGCCGCGGAGACGGGCCGACAGGTCACTGTCGTGGGCTCCGGCGAGGTCCAGGGCACCCCGGACACGTTGACGGTTTCGGCGGCGATGGAGGCGATCGCCCCAGACGTCTCCGGCGCGCTGAACCAGACCAGTCAACGCCAGCGAGCCGTGATTGACGCGTTGACCGGGGCCGGCATCGAGGAACGCGATATCAGTACCAGCCAGGTGTCGCTGCAGCCGCAGTACAACACCGACGGGAGCCGTATCGACTCCTACCGCGCGAGCAACGGGGTGGACGTGAAGATCCGCGACGCGGGCCAGGCCTCCGACATTCTGGCGCTGATAGTCGACACCGGTGGCGACGCGACACGGATCAACTCCGTGAGCTACTCGATTGCTGACGACTCGCAGTTGGTGCGTGACGCGCGCGCCCGCGCCTTCGACGATGCCAAGGCTCGCGCCCAGCAATACGCCGAACTGTCGGGCCTGAACCTGGGTGACGTGGTGTCGATCTCGGAGGCTTCCGGGTCGACTCCCCCGCCACCGATGCCGATGCCGCGCGGTGCGATGGCCGAGGCGGTTCCGCTGTCTCCGGGACAGCAGACCGTCGGGTTCACCGTGACGGCGGTGTGGGAACTGAGCTGACCCCAGCCGTCTGGCGGCAGGGCCGGGGCCAACCCAATCCCTGGTTGCGCGCTGTTCTCTGTTCAGTTGTCAAGGTGCGCTGTGGCTTTGGGCGCTTTGGGTTATGCGGCGGTCGGTAGGTCGGTCATGGTGCGTCGGGCGTGCGATCGCAGATGCTCCGGTTCGGGCCCGCCGGGTGTGTGCGGTGGGATGAACCAGGGATGGCGATCCCTACCGAGATAGACCCGCCAGCCACCGTGATGGATGAGACTGTGGTGCAGCCGGCACAGCAGCACCCCGTTGTCCACACTGGTTGCGCCACCGGCGCTCCAGGGTTGGATGTGGTGGGCATCGCACCAGGACACCGGCCGCCCACACCCAGGATGGGCACACCCACCATCACGCACGCCGAGTGCTTTGCGGATCGCCGGGGTGAACAGCCGTTCGGCCCGGCCAACGTCCAGCGGTACTCCGGTGTGATCGACGACCACCGAGGTCAACGTCGAGTCACAGGCGATCAGGTCCGCGGTCGCGGCGCTGACCGGTCCGGCGAACCCGAGCCGATCCACCGCGCCCCCACTCACCCCCGGGTGCACCGGACGGATGAGGGTGACGTGTGGGAGCACCCCGCCGGACATCGGACGCCGCGACTGCGACAAATAGGTGCGCAGCACCTGCCCGATCGCCTCCGCCCGCCGGGTGTTGATCGGCCGCGGGTCCGGAGAGCCGTCCGGCAGCGGGACCGGTCGGCACAACGGATCCAACGCCGCACACAGCTCGTCCCCGGTCCCGACATCCAGGTCGAGAATGGCCTCGAAGCGGCCCTCGCCGTTCTGGACCAAGGTCATCACATTCAGCGCGGTGTCCTCGGCGACCGGCACCACCCGCTCCTCGGGCGGAAGACTCGCGGCGCGGTCGAGGGCGATCGCGCGGGCCTTCGCCGCCACCTCGGCCGGGGTGGTCTGCACCATCAACGCGCGCACCACCGTCGCCCGATCGTCGTCGGATAAGGGCGTCCGCGCGTCGATGTGGGTGACACCTTTGCCGACGGCGTCGGCGAACTCGATACCGATCCCACCCAACCGCTGCGCGGTCGTCAGCGCCCCCAAAGACGGGGCCATCCGCCCGACCCGTACCGCGCGGGTCGCCGCACCCGGGGCCATACCCAACAACCTCAACAAATCGGTGCCGGTGCGCAGGTGCCGCCGCCCCGGCACACCCGCCCGCTCAGCCGCCGCCACCGCCGAGGCGATCACAAAATCCAACAGATTCCGCGCCGACACCGCCGCAGCCAACACCGCCAACAACGGCTCGTCATCGACCACCGGCCGAGCACACCGCACCAACCGACCCAAGCTCGACCCGACATCATCCTCAGGACAGATTCCCGGCGTCAGCTCATCGATCAACGCATCAACAAACAAATCCAGACAGGTGGAGTCCATAACGGAGACCGGCTTTCCCCACAGCACCCAACCAAGGGCACCATCAAACACACACAGCCCGCACGACCCCCGGACAGGGACCGTCGAACCTCGCGGCGACCGAAGTCGCGGTCTGCGGCTCACCAGATCCGAGGATCGGGAACCACGGCGCATTCGAACTTGTGTTCGAGTCTACGCCGAGAGATCCGCGGCGGCAAGGGGTTCTGGGGCGCAAAAGACAGTCATTGGACCGATCGGGCTGACAGCGCCACGCTGGACTGTTCCGAAGCATCTAACCCGACGGACAACATGAGTCCCCGAAGGGCATGCCGGCACCGCTACGACGACTGGTAAACCTTGGGCTCCAGCGTGCCGATATAGGGCAGGTCGCGGTACCGCTCGGCGTAGTCGAGGCCGTAACCAACCACGAACTCGTTGGGGATGTCGAACCCGATATAGGTGACATCGACGTCGGCACGCACCGCATCGGGCTTGCGCAACAGCGTGCAGACGCGCAGCGAACGGGGGTTGCGCGTCGCGAGATTGCGCAACAGCCACGACAGCGTCAGGCCCGAATCGATGATGTCTTCGACGATCAGCACGTCGCGGTCGTGGATATCGCGGTCCAAGTCCTTCAGGATGCGCACCACGCCAGAGGAGGACGTCGAGGATCCGTAGGAGCTGACCGCCATGAACTCCAACTGGGTAGGCACCGCGATGGCACGTGCCAGGTCTGTCACGAACATGACGGCACCCTTCAACACCGTGATCAGGAGCAGATCCTGGTCACCGGCGCCCGCACGATAATCGGCGGCGATCTGGGCGGCGAGTTCGGCAGTCTTGGCCTTGATCTCGTCTTCGGATAGCAAGACCGACTTGATATCGCCGGGATACAACTCCGCAGTCACGCCCACAGCGTAGCGGTGCTCACCCGACGGGTTCACGGTAGAGCGTCAGCAGCCCGCCCCGGCGGGCCACGAACAACCGCTCACCGGGCACGCCATTGGGCACCGCCACCCCGCCCTGACCGCGCCAATCGGTGATCAGGGCCTCCACGCCGCGCAACTGACCGTCGTTGAGATCACAGGCGCCGCTGCCCAGCAACCAGCGACGGATCACCCGGCGGCGGACCGCACTGGGCAGAACCGCCAGAGCAGAGACGTCCAGGGCGTCGCCGTCGGTGGCGTGGGTGTCGGCCAACGCGTCCAACGCCTCGCTGTCCTCCCGCAGCGCGGTGGCGGTCCGGGCCAGCGCCGCCGCGACGCCACCGCCGAGCACCTCCTCCAGCAGTGGGAGCACCTCGGTACGCAACCGGACCCTGGTGAAGCGCGGATCGGTGTTGTGCGGATCGTGCCACGGTGTCAGGCCAAGCTCGGCACAGGCTGCCATCGTGGTGGCGCGGCGCTGCCCGAGAAGCGGCCGACACCACGGATCATCGAAAGGACGCATTCCGGCGATAGAGCGGGCTCCCGAACCACGCCCGAGGCCGAGCAGCACCGTCTCGGCCTGGTCATCGAGTGTGTGCCCGAGCAGCACCGGCATACCGTCTCGCCCACCGCCGAGCGCGCGGTAACGCGCGGTCCGCGCGGCCGCTTCCGGGCCGCCGGTTGCGCCGACCTCGACCCGGAGAACCTGTGCGTCAACACATCCGAGCTGCATCGCGTGGTCACGCGCGGTGGCGGCCACCCGATCCGAACCGTCTTGCAGTCCATGGTCGACGATCAGCGCTGTGGTCGGCCGCAGCATCGCGGCCACCGCCGCAAGCGCCAGCGAATCGGCACCACCGGACAACGCCACCGCCCATGGCCGAACATCACCAAGATATCTCCCGGCGAAAGTCGCCACGGCCGAGCGTAATTGCGCTACAGCACCCGATCGATCCATCGCTGCGGTTCCTCGATCTCCTCCGGCCTTGGCAGCGTCTGCGCATCGGTCCAGATGGCATTGAAGCGATCCATACCAACTCGGGACACCACGTCGTCGACGAAGGACTTGCCGCGAGTGTACTGATTGAGCTTGGCATCGAACCCCAGCAGCGTACGGATAATCCGTTGCAGTGGAGGCTGTTTGCGTTGACGCCGTTCATCGAATCGATGCCGGATGGTGGCTACCGTCGGCACCACGGCAGGCCCAACGGCATCCATGACGTGCTCGGCGTGTCCTTCCAACAACGTGCCGAGCACCAGCAGCCTGTCCAGCGCCTCGCGCTGCGGTGCGGCCTGAACCGCCCGCAGCAATCCCAGCACACCGGTCGAATTCGGCTCGTCGGCGGAGCCGCTGCGTTGCTTGCGCACGTATTCGGCGAGCCGACCCACCAGGTCACCGATCTGATCGGCACCGTCACCGGTCAGCGTGTCCAGCGACGATGACATGTGCTCGGCCAGCCAGGGATTGGCGCGGAACTGAACCCGATGGGTGACCTCGTGCAGACACACCCACAACCGGAAATCCGCCGGATCGACCCGCAACTGCCGCTCGACAGCAATGACATTGGGATAGACCAACAGTAATTCGCCGCCGTTCGAGAAGGGGTCGTACTGCCCCAGGATTCCGCTGGAGATGAACGCCAGCACCGCACCCGTCTGGGCACCGGTGACCTTGGCGGCCAACGCTGCCGCCACGCCGCGGGACTGTTCGTCCGAGCCACCGGTCATCGCTTGCATGGACTGGGTGGCCGCCTGCACCCACTGCGGACGGTCGACCACACGTGCTTCGGGGACCTCGGCACCCTCGTTGAGATGCGTCACCTCGCGGACCGGCAACTCGGCGGTGCGGGCCGCCTCGGCCAGCTGAGCAATGGCCTGATCACGGGTGTAATCGGTGGTCGCCGGCGCAGGACGGGACAGTTTGGCGCCGACGGTTGCGGCGACCGCCCAGTCCACGGCGGCGCCGACCGACTGACTCATCCGCCGCACCCACACAATCGCAACTTGGCGGCCAAGGCGTCGAGTGAGGTGCGACCGGTGGGACCGGCATTGTTGGACAACAACGCGAAGGTGAGCACCCGGCCGCTGCTGTCGGTGACGATGCCGGCCAGGCTGTTGGTGCCGGTCAGCGAACCGGTCTTGGCGCGCAACCAGCCCGCCGATGCCTTCCCCTCATCGGTGTCGAGATACCGATTCGACAGCGTCCCACTGCCACCAGCGATCGGCAACAGGTCGACCAGTGGGCGCAATTTTGGTTGGTCGTCTCCGACAGCGACAGCGATCACCTCGTCCAGCGTAAGCGCGGTCAGCCGGTCGTCGACCGAAAGGCCACTGGAATCAAGCAATTTGGCCCCGGTGGTGTCGATGCCGGCCGCACGCAACTGCCCGAGAACCGCTTGTGCCGCACCATCGAAACTCTGCGGACGATTCAGCGCGGCGGCCACCTCACGACCGATGGATTCGGCCATCACGTTGTCGGACTCGTACATCATCTGGCGCAACCGCTCGATCAGCGGCGGCGACTGCACCGACGCGATCTCGTCGGCGTCGGCACTGGAC
This DNA window, taken from Mycolicibacterium neoaurum, encodes the following:
- a CDS encoding LLM class flavin-dependent oxidoreductase; this encodes MSAPLNFGVFVTPFHPPGQSPTLALQYDMDRVEELDRLGYDEAWFGEHHSGGYELISCPEVFIAAAAERTRHIRLGTGVVSLPYHHPLMVADRWVLLDHLTRGRVMFGTGPGALPSDAYMMGIDPVDQRRMMQESLEAILALFRAAPDERIDRQTDWFTLRDAALQVRPYTWPYPEISTAAMVSPSGPRLAGQLGTSLLSLSMSVPGGAAAVETTWDIVTDQAQRSGRDAPDRKDWRVLGIVHVADTKEQAIEDCTYGLQDFANYFGAAGFVPLSNATDGGADDARAFVEDYAAKGNCCIGTTNEAIAYIQDLLDRSGGFGTFLMLGHDWASPAATYHSYELFAREVIPHFKGQLTAPHASHEWAKGMRNQLLGRAGQAIVNAITEAADDSAAKATS
- a CDS encoding zinc-binding dehydrogenase, whose amino-acid sequence is MRAAVLRDGAMVVRDDIPEPIPGPGQVLVAVKACGICGSDLHFASHGDEMLAAGAEMEGMPDTLAGIDLAADVYMGHEFSAEVLDAGPGTDAPAAGTIVTSVPVLVSASGLEMIVYSNSTVGGYAERMLLSAPLLLPVPNGLDPRHAALTEPMAVGLHAVNTSQVQRRETALVIGCGPIGIAIIAALRYRGVETIVASDFSPTRRELAARMGAHVTVDPSQGSPFHRSAPAVVFEAVGAPGILDDVMRRAPAGARVVIAGVCMQPDTVHPFFASAKQLSLHFVFGYDPAEFAESLRAIAEGDIDVAPMITGEVGLDGVAGAFADLSDPERHCKILVTP
- a CDS encoding SIMPL domain-containing protein; protein product: MTACDSNSGPVATGQPAAETGRQVTVVGSGEVQGTPDTLTVSAAMEAIAPDVSGALNQTSQRQRAVIDALTGAGIEERDISTSQVSLQPQYNTDGSRIDSYRASNGVDVKIRDAGQASDILALIVDTGGDATRINSVSYSIADDSQLVRDARARAFDDAKARAQQYAELSGLNLGDVVSISEASGSTPPPPMPMPRGAMAEAVPLSPGQQTVGFTVTAVWELS
- a CDS encoding HNH endonuclease signature motif containing protein — translated: MDSTCLDLFVDALIDELTPGICPEDDVGSSLGRLVRCARPVVDDEPLLAVLAAAVSARNLLDFVIASAVAAAERAGVPGRRHLRTGTDLLRLLGMAPGAATRAVRVGRMAPSLGALTTAQRLGGIGIEFADAVGKGVTHIDARTPLSDDDRATVVRALMVQTTPAEVAAKARAIALDRAASLPPEERVVPVAEDTALNVMTLVQNGEGRFEAILDLDVGTGDELCAALDPLCRPVPLPDGSPDPRPINTRRAEAIGQVLRTYLSQSRRPMSGGVLPHVTLIRPVHPGVSGGAVDRLGFAGPVSAATADLIACDSTLTSVVVDHTGVPLDVGRAERLFTPAIRKALGVRDGGCAHPGCGRPVSWCDAHHIQPWSAGGATSVDNGVLLCRLHHSLIHHGGWRVYLGRDRHPWFIPPHTPGGPEPEHLRSHARRTMTDLPTAA
- the hpt gene encoding hypoxanthine phosphoribosyltransferase, with the translated sequence MGVTAELYPGDIKSVLLSEDEIKAKTAELAAQIAADYRAGAGDQDLLLITVLKGAVMFVTDLARAIAVPTQLEFMAVSSYGSSTSSSGVVRILKDLDRDIHDRDVLIVEDIIDSGLTLSWLLRNLATRNPRSLRVCTLLRKPDAVRADVDVTYIGFDIPNEFVVGYGLDYAERYRDLPYIGTLEPKVYQSS
- the tilS gene encoding tRNA lysidine(34) synthetase TilS, giving the protein MDRSGAVAQLRSAVATFAGRYLGDVRPWAVALSGGADSLALAAVAAMLRPTTALIVDHGLQDGSDRVAATARDHAMQLGCVDAQVLRVEVGATGGPEAAARTARYRALGGGRDGMPVLLGHTLDDQAETVLLGLGRGSGARSIAGMRPFDDPWCRPLLGQRRATTMAACAELGLTPWHDPHNTDPRFTRVRLRTEVLPLLEEVLGGGVAAALARTATALREDSEALDALADTHATDGDALDVSALAVLPSAVRRRVIRRWLLGSGACDLNDGQLRGVEALITDWRGQGGVAVPNGVPGERLFVARRGGLLTLYREPVG
- a CDS encoding zinc-dependent metalloprotease, whose protein sequence is MSQSVGAAVDWAVAATVGAKLSRPAPATTDYTRDQAIAQLAEAARTAELPVREVTHLNEGAEVPEARVVDRPQWVQAATQSMQAMTGGSDEQSRGVAAALAAKVTGAQTGAVLAFISSGILGQYDPFSNGGELLLVYPNVIAVERQLRVDPADFRLWVCLHEVTHRVQFRANPWLAEHMSSSLDTLTGDGADQIGDLVGRLAEYVRKQRSGSADEPNSTGVLGLLRAVQAAPQREALDRLLVLGTLLEGHAEHVMDAVGPAVVPTVATIRHRFDERRQRKQPPLQRIIRTLLGFDAKLNQYTRGKSFVDDVVSRVGMDRFNAIWTDAQTLPRPEEIEEPQRWIDRVL